The nucleotide window GGCAATCCTTCAGGAAGCACTCAGTCAGCATCGCCAAACCTATGGAACGAAAATTGTCTATTCCACCGGGCGATCGCCTGCACTGTACCAGGAACTCCAACAAGAAAAGCAACTCATCCAACCGGATGCCTTAGTTACCTCCGTTGGCACCGAAATCTATACCAATGGCATGGAAGCGTATGACTCCGAATGGGCGGATATTCTCTCGGACGGGTGGGACCGCGATCGCATTCTGGCAACTGCCGGTCATTTTTCTGACTTAGTGTCCCAACCAGACTCGGAACAGCGCCCTTTTAAAGTCAGTTATTTCCTTTCCGAGGATGTCGCCCCTGATTTACTCCCCCGGTTAGAATCTGCCTTAAAAGACCGCTCATTAGAGGTGCGTTTGATTTACAGTGGCGGCAAAGACCTGGATATTTTACCCATCAGGGGAAATAAAGGGTTAGCCATGCAATTTATCCGCAACCGCTACGGCATGGAACCAGAACAAACCGTTGCCTGTGGGGACTCGGGGAATGATATCGCCCTGTTTGAAGTAGGGGAAGAACGGGGGATCATCGTTGGAAATGCCCAACCCGAGTTGCGAACCTGGTATGAAGAACATCGCCAGGATAGTCTTTATTTTGCCCAAGCATCCTGTGCTGGTGGTATATTAGAAGGCTTAAAACATTTTCAGTTCTTGTAAACTCAAGGGTTGAGGGTAGAGGAGCGATCGCCCTTGAACCCCTCCACCCTCAACCGAGACCCTGGAATCAGACCGCAACCGCATCACAAGGATACCTAATGGCATGATCGGCTATCTCAAAGGCACTGTGGCAGGGGTTCAAAAAAATACGGGCAATCGGGTTTTCCTAACTTTAGAGGTGAATGGGGTGGGGTATGACTTGCAAATTAGTCCTCGGACGATTCGCCAGTTACCGGCAGTCGGAGAAACTTTGCAGATGTTTACCCATCTCCAGGTTCGCGAGGACCAGATGGTGCTCTATGGGTTTGCGTCTCATGCGGAACGGGAATTATTTCGGCAATTAATTGCCGTGAGTGGGATTGGGACTCAGTTGGCGATCGCCCTGTTGGATACCCTAGAGTTGAACGAATTGGTCCAGGCGATCGTCACCAGTAATACCGCCATCCTCGCTAAAGCGCCAGGGGTGGGGAAAAAGACTGCGGAACGGATTTCCCTAGAACTGAGAACCAAACTGGCGCAATGGCGGAAGGAATCCGGGGTGAGTGCGACTCCAGCAATGGGAGTCAAACCGGCATTGCAAGAGGATGTAGAGATGACGTTGCTGGCGATCGGATATAGCAGTAGCGAAGTCATGGAATCTTTATCGGCGATCGCTCAAAGTGGCCAATTATCCAACGAGGACCCGGTAGAAGAGTGGATCCGACAGGCGATCGCCTGGTTAGCCTCCCAATAACGCCCCCCATCCCCCCCATCCCTTACAGCAGTAGGTTCCTCGTGACGTGGCTCTGCCGCGTCATGCACTCTGGAGGCTCTGCCTCCAGTCCCTAGGGCTAATCGCTGCTTATTGTACCTGTCACGGCTTCAACTCGTCATCAGAGGAGCAGGCGGCAGAGCCGCCCATAGTGCGTGACGCGCTTAAGCCACGTCACGAGAAAAAAAAACCTACTCTTGTAAGCCCCCCATCTCCCCCCAATCTTCCCCATCTCCCAAAGTCATGTTAAGATTGTGAATTGCCGCGTTTATAGTAGTAAAGCCAAAAAGCAATGACCCTGACGCAAGAGCGCAAACACGAACTCATCAACGAATATCAAATCCATGAGACCGACACCGGATCGGCAGATGTGCAAGTTGCCATGTTAACCACCCGGATTAACCAACTCAGCGCACACCTGAAAACCAACAAAAAAGACCACTCCTCCAGAAGAGGATTGTTGAAAATGATTGGTCAGCGCAAGCGCTTACTGGCCTATATTTTGAAACAAGACCAAGCCCGCTATCGCGCTTTGATTACCCGCCTCGGGATTCGGGGTTAGAACCAACAGAAAAACCCATGTCACAGGAACCCCAACGAAATCGGTTACCGTTTGAGCCCAAACGGAAAAAACCGGCCAAAAACAACTCAACCCCCAAGGCATCCGAAACTCCAGCCTCTGGAAAACCGGAAAAAACTGCTCGTCGTCCGATGTCCAAAGAAGAACGGGCCATTCCCGAAGTGGTCAGCCAACGCATGGTGAGTCGGATGGCAATCTTGTGCGGGGTTCCGACTGCTTTGGGGATGTTTACATTTATCGCCAGCTATTTTGTGATCACTGGGGACTTGTTCCCCTTGCCTAATTTCGCCGTCGTCTTGGTGAGCATGGGCTGCTTTGGACTCGGCGTGATTGGGTTAACCTACGGCGTACTGTCCGCATCCTGGGATGAAGAGATTCCCGGATCCCTGTTAGGTTGGCAGGAGTTTACCACCAATTTGGGCCGAATGAATGCGGCGAGGCGAGCGGCGAAGCAAAAAAGCCAGTAGTCAGTTGTCATTGGTCATTTGTCGTCTTAGGAGAACCAAGGACAAATGACCTATGCTCAATTTATTAGGATTCGCGGGCGATCGGCGATCGGCTGCTCTTTAGCGAAGTGCTGAACATTGCTAGAAAGAAGCCATCACTTAGGAAGAGCCGATCGCCGACGAGAGCAGTTAAAGAGTCTGTACAAAAGCAAATAAGCCCGGTAACATACCATGATCATTGTAATGAAGGTCGGCACACCCGAAGCCGAAATTGACCGACTCAATGCAGAATTGACCGAAAATTGGGGGCTGACCCCGGAGAAAATAGTCGGTCGCTATAAAGTCGTAATTGGACTGGTTGGGGATACGGCAGATTTGGATCTGCAACAACTCCAAGAAATGAGTCCGGCGATCGAACAAGTCTTGCGGGTAGAACAACCCTTTAAGCGCGTCAGTCGGGAATTCCGCCACGGCGAAGCTTCAGAAGTCGTGGTGGATACTCCTAATGGTCCGGTTCACTTTGGTGAAACCCACCCGATCGTGGTGGTGGCAGGACCCTGTTCTGTGGAAAACGAGGATATGATTGTTGAGACGGCCCGACGAGTCAAAGCGGCTGGGGCCAAGTTTTTGCGAGGCGGTGCCTTTAAACCCCGCACCTCGCCCTATGCGTTCCAAGGACATGGCGAAAGTGCGTTAGAGTTACTCGCCACAGCGCGGGAAGTCACTGGGTTGGGAATTATTACCGAACTGATGGATGCGTCAGATTTGGAGATGTTAGGGGAAGTCGCCGATGTCATCCAAATTGGGGCGCGGAATATGCATAATTTTTCCCTGTTAAAGAAAGTCGGTGCTCAGGATAAGCCGGTGTTACTCAAACGGGGAATGTCCGCCACGATTGAAGAGTGGTTGATGGCAGCGGAGTATATTTTGGCCGCAGGCAATCCCCGGGTGATTTTGTGTGAACGGGGAATCCGGACTTTTGACCGGCAGTACACCCGGAATACTTTGGATTTATCGGTGATTCCGGTCCTGAGAAAGCTGACTCACCTGCCGATTATGATTGATCCCAGTCATGGAACGGGTTGGTCAGATCAGGTGCCTTCGATGGCGCGGGCGGCGATCGCAGCAGGAACCGACTCCCTGATGATTGAAGTACACCCGACGCCCAATAAAGCCCTCTCCGATGGACCCCAATCCCTCACCCCCGATCGCTTTGATCACCTGATGGGAGAAGAGTTAGCGGTGATTGGTAAAGCCGTTGGTCGGTGGACTGTCCCCACCCCCGTCTTAGCGTAACGGGCGATTCCATCTTGGAGAATCAGCCCAGAGTAGGGGCAGTGAAGAGACTGCCCCTACATCCGATCCGGGGCACTCTCCAAATTGGGATCAGTCCGACTACTCCTTATGCTCGTCCAGTGCCTTGAGTTTAGCTAACTGTTCATCCACCTGACGAATTAACTGGTTGAGCGCAGGCAGTGCATCTAACTTGGATAAAGCTAGATCGGGAATTTTACTGGCGCGATCGCGCAATTCATCCACCTTCCGCTGAAGTTGTAGCGCTAGTCGCAAGGCATCCCGACTTAAATCCTCCACCTGCTGCTGCTTGTAAAACTTTAAAGCCGCCCCGCGCAACACTTGCAAGGTCGCCCGTTCCCCATCAGTTCCTGGCATCACCCGCAAGCGTAATAATAACTCTTCTTTGTTATAGCGCCGTTCAATTTCCACCTGTTTCGGTTTTTGCAGGGGGATTAACGGCAAGTGTGCCAATAGCTTGAGTTCGTTCATCACCCCCCCAAACAGGGACAGTTCCAAACCGTCCATCACCGACTGCACGACCCCATCTTGACTCCAAAGAATTCGCCCCTGTTGAGATTGGCGCTCGAAATAAAGCCGACCGATACCCCCTTCTAAAATTCGCCCCAATAACTCTTGTAAAAGCTCCTTGGGGGGTAAATTGGCAAGTTCATCCAGGGAACTGTGAGGATGGGAGACACTCACTTGCAACAGCGGCACCGCCGCCCCTGGTAACATGGGTGTCGAGTGAGGTGCGGGTAAGCTCGGGCGATCGCTAGTCGCTAAATGGGAATGGGGTAGGGGGAGCAAATCGTTCCGAGAATGCACTGCCACCGAGGAAGCATGGGAGGAATTCGGCAAAGGAGGCATGGACGGGGCGGGAACATGACTCCCCGGGGTATGAGGTGGAGCCGATGCTTTTTTCTTCCCGGTGTGCATATAGTTTAAGTAAGCACTGAGCATCGAGCGGTGAATCTCAGCAGAAATCGGTTCGGATACCAGAGAACACCTCATATATCCCAGAATGCGCCGGACATATTCCAAGGCGGCAGAATCTTCGGGATCGACCATACCCAGGTGGAGACGGCTCCCTTTAATGGACAACGGTAACACCTCATGATAAAGGCAGGCTTCAAAAGGCAACAGGTTGTCAATTAGCTGGAAGATTTGCTCGGAATCCATTTGTGCTGCCCAGTTAGTGACGGTTTTGGTTTGCATTGGTGAAAGGACTCGGTGCTGTTTTATTCAGAGAAAGAAAACCCACAATAGTGACACCAATGACCCAAGCTTGTCAGGGTGGGTCCCACTCCTGACTATCCAAGATAGAGAAATGCTGGCGGGTTATTCCTATTTTCTGGTTTGATCACCCGACAAGTCAAGTCCGATACCACACCGGATTGCACAGTTCCCCACAAGGTAGGCAAGAATCGCATTCTGTGTCAAATTTTGAGTACAATTGGCAAGTTTTCAACGGATTTAGATGCACCCAGTTATTTCCTCAATTCCACTGCTTCCGCTGTCGTAACTAACTTGGGTCAAAAGTCACCGATTCCGAGGAATGTGGGATAAAGATTCGCTAAAGTTGAACAAATTGGGGATAAGGCTGTCACACTCATCGCTTTCTCAACTCTCATTCAATGCACCAGAACTCAAGGGACAGCGGTAGTCCGGGTGAGTTGATTTAATATTCTTCTTTAAAAGTAGCACTTTTCCGAAGAAAAAGTTAACAATGTTTAATCAACCATCGGCTTCGGAACGGCTATTGCGGAGGGACTGAGCCGCTAAATAAAGTTGGGTCCATTCCCCTAGCACTTGAGAATGTTTGAGTCCTTGGTTCTGGGCGATCGCCTCTAAAGATTGTCCCTGTTTGAGTTGGTCAAGTAGCTGTTGTTGTTCTGGGGTGAGGGTTTGATAAAATTGTTGCCACTGGGTCGAGGTTAGACCGAACCCGTGGTCTTGTAAGCTAATTTGTAGCCAGTTGGCGACTAACTCCGGTTCGATTTTCAGGGAAAAGACGCGAATCGCATGGTAGCTGACTTTTTCCCGCAAGCGATAGACTTGCTTAACGGGTAAATTGAGACCCTTGGCGATCGCATCTTGGGAGCAACCTTGAAGATACAATCGCAACCAATCCGCTGCAGTTGGATCCACATTTTTCGCCAAATAGTCGGCAAACTCCTGTTGGACGGTTTGGCGTAAGAGTTGTTGTTCTTCCCAGGCGATCGCATCTTGCGTGTTGGCGATCGCCTGAGCATCCAACAAACTAATCGAACTGTCTGACTCATCCGAACCAATTTCATCAGAAACCAGGCGAATTAATTCCGCCTCGGGCACCTGAGTCAAGCCCCCACGCTGGGACCTCCGCAAATAGTTAAAAAACCGATAGGCGAGTAAAGGTTGATTCCGAACCGGACGCAAGCAATATTCTTCAATAGTTGCCAACAACAGCGCATTTCTGACCCGCGAGGTTTGGGTGGATTTGCCAATCCAGGCAATTTGCTGTTGCATATAGCGATCGCGTTCGCACAACTCCTGGATGACTTCCTGCACCACATCCACCACCGTCCGCTGGCGATCGCGACTCAGCGCCACCCAAGTTTTTATCTTATTTCGCAGCAGCACCAACGAAGACAACCGACGGATTAAATTCGTATAAGCTCGTTCCGTCGGCACCCCGAGGACCCTGAGCAAAATCCGATAGCGATAGTCCATCGCCGAACGGATGATTTCTAGCTTTTCTGGCGTCAGGGCCTCAAAACGCTCCGGATCCTCCCCCAACAGCCATTGCACGATACTCTCGTGGGTGCTCACTGGATGCTCTGCACAATCCTGGGATAGGCGCGATCGCCACTCTTGCGCCAGTTGTTCTGCCAACGTCATGATTAACTCCTCACCTCTAACACGCTTCCCACTCTTACCGATTCTAAGCTCATCCTGAAGCCAAGGCGAGGGTCCAACGTCCTATCCTGTCCGACCCCGTTACCCATCCTCCCTCATGACATCCCGAAACCAATTCCTCATCCCCCAACTTTTCAACCCTTCATCCCCTTACTGCTAATAAGGATCCATCCGGCCTGCTGTTTTATTGTTGCACTCATGGCAGTCTTTCAGCGCTTACCTCCGACCTCTAACAGGCCCTAGGAGGCCCGGATTTGAGATCCCAGGGACCAGAAACCGGGTTTTTGGCCCCGATCTGCGGCGAATTGGCCTAAATTTCGTGAAGAACCCCGGCTTCTAACCCAAATGTTACCCCCGGACTAGGGCACTTGTTCTTCCAGTCCCAAGTCCTCGGGTTTTGGATTAGGCGTTCTCGGGGACTGACGCAGCGATCGGACTGAAGCCACCACAGAGTCAGTACATCAATCCTCTTTTCATCAAATTCCTGGAATTTGTAGATAATCTTTCGCTCACCGGGAACAAAACTTGATTCTTTTAAATCAGATTAAGAGATGCTGCCATGTAGTTACTGTTGCCGGAACATAGAGTTTCCGCCTAGCGTCTATATTCGCATCCTCCATTCAAGAATCCGTATTTTTTTTGTAGTGTTCAAAAATCGCTTTGATCCTCATGCTTTATTTTTTAAGCTTTGCTGCATCCCAATTTTAATGAAGCAAACTCCCGGGGCCCGTTTAGCTCTAGGCCAACTGTTCATCAAATGTTGTGACTCTTGAGATTTCCGAAAAAAGTAGAGGAAATCAGATTGTCATTAGGATGATACTTCAAGCATAAGCCATTGAAATAAAAATAGAAAAAATTGGATTAATTATTTAATATCCCTCGGAATTGATTTCCGTAAATCTCTCAGCAACCTTAAGCAGAGAGAGTTTTTTTCATGATAAAATTCAGGGAATGCGAATTTCCTTAAAATCAGCCTTTAGACAGATTAAAATGCTTTTTCTAAAGTGAAAAATAAATTAAAAGGCTATTAACTTGCCCTCGTCCAATTTAAGGGAAGTAAAAAAAACCTTTTTCTAGTCTAACCCTGCAAACCGTGCCTCTATTCATAAATGCGAGTGCCACGGACTCCCGAAGCCGGGAAAAGCCAACCTAATCTACCCCGTAACTTTTCACCCTGTTGCACCAAGGAGCTTTGCAATGAATCCGGAAGAAACAATGCCAGAAGAAACCACAGGAGTTGTCGTTCTCGATCCGACTATTGATGTCGATTCGGGCGATTTGGATGATGAATTGGATGACAACATCTTCTCCACCACCGCTGTAACCGACGTCGAATCCAGTGACTTAGATGCCAATTCCGGTGACTTGGATGATGATGACTTGGACGGTGAAACCACTCCAACTGCCGAAGGCGAGGATAATGGTGATAGCTTAGATGCCAATTCCGGTGACTTGGATAATGATGATGACTTAGAAGGGGAATTCACGACCACTGCCGAAGGCGATGATAATGCCGATGACTTAGAGATGAATTCCGGTGACTTGGATGATAATGATGACTTAGAAGGTGAAGTCACGACCACTGCCGAAGGCGATGATAATGCCGATGACTTAGAGATGGACTCCGGTGACTTGGATGATGCCGATGACATGGATGACGATGCAGGCGTCGATCCTCAAATCAAAGAACTGGTCACTGCCTATTGTGATGAAGATGAATATTTGGCCGATAACCCTGATGTTGAGGAGGCCGTCAAACGAGGGGTGTTTAAGAGTGGATTACAACACGCCTACCTCTTTGGATATCTAGAAGGCCGGAACGTCATTCCGGGATTCGATGCGCGATTCTATGAAGAAAATAATCGCGACGTGAAAGATGCGATCGCCAAGGGTGATTTCAAAAGCGCCCTACACCACTTCTTACTCTTTGGCATCAACGAAAATCGCTCTCCCAACCTCGCCTACAACGAAGAAGAGTATCTGAATAATAATTCAGACGTTAGTGATGCTGTGCAACAGGGTCAATTTAGCAGCGGCCTAGCACATTGGCTCCTGCATGGAATCCGTGAAATTCGGGTTTTCAGCAACATTTTTAACGCCCAATTTTACTTACAACAATATGAAGATGTTGCGGAAGCATTCAACACGGGAAGGCTTCGGAGCGTCTTCTCTCACTTCTTAAATAACGGGATTTTTGAAGGACGTATTCCCAGCCCCTCCTTCAATCTGGAAACCTACTTACAACAATATCCAGAAGTCTCTGAAGGAATCGAACAAGGTCAATTCCCCAATGCCATTTTCCACTTCTTCCAGGTGGGATTCTTCCGTGGATTCATGCCGAATCCACCGATGCCCGAAGCAGAAATGCCCGATAATGATGATGATGATGATTTAGAAGACGACACCTCAACCCCTGAAAATCCCACCGACACCTCCCCCATCGTCTTCAATCCTCCTACCGGCATCGTTTCACCCCCTGTACCCCCCGCATTAGATAGCGATTCCGGTGACTTAGATGCCGATGACGATGATGCCGATGACGATGATGCCGATGACGATGATTTAGATACCGATTCCGGTGACTTAGATGCCGATGACGATGATGCCGATGACGATGATTTAGATGCTGATTCCGGTGATTTAGATGCCGATGACGATGATGCCGATGACGATTCCGGTGATTCTGGAATCCAAATCCGCAATATAGACGACATTGACCGGACCGGCAGCAATGTGTTGGTCTCCGATAGTGATGAGGGAGTGCTCCTAGAAGCGACTGGAGTCATTGATATTCTCATCGGTGGTAATGGCAACGATACTCTCACCGGAAACGACCTCCCCGACCTAATCTTTGGAGTTGCTGGCAATAACCTGATTGAAGGCGGCAGCGAAAATGATTCTCTCCTTGGGGGTCAAGGAAGTGACTCTATCTCCGGTGGGGATGGGGACGACCTGATCATTGGTGACCTCAAAGTCTTTGATGAATTAAAAAGCGCTAACGGCTTTATTTTCATCAATGAACTCAACGACGATGATGCCGATGACGATGATGCTGATGACGTCACCGATGATGACGATGATGCTGATGATGTCACCGATGACGATGATGCTGATGATGTCACCGATGACGATGATGCTGATGATGTCACCGATGACGATGATGCTGATGATGTNNNNNNNNNNNNNNNNNNNNNNNNNNNNNNNNNNNNNNNNNNNNNNNNNNNNNNNNNNNNNNNNNNNNNNNNNNNNNNNNNNNNNNNNNNNNNNNNNNNNCACCGATGATGATGATGTCACCGATGATGATGATGCTGATGATGTCACCGATGATGATGATGCTGATGACGTCACCGATGATGTTGATGATGCCGATGATGTCTCCGATAATATGCTCACGGGTGGAGAAGGCAACGACACCTTGATGGGGGGTCGGGGTAACGATACCCTGATGGGAGACAGTGGCGATGACTTCCTGTTTGGAGTGTCAGGCAATAACTACCTAGAGGGTGGAGAAGGTGACGACACCCTGCTTGGTGGGACCGGCAATGATACGCTCATCGGCGGCAGCGGTAACAACTTCCTGAATGGTGGATCCGGTGCCGATACCCTCACGGGTGGATCCGGTGACGATACCCTCCGGGGTGGATCCGGTGCAGATGTCTTCGTGTTCGATGGCAGTACCCTCGGTAGCGAGACGGAAGCAGGGGATGACGAGAACGCCACCCAGCAAGATCTGATTTTGGACTTCAATGGCGAAGAAGGAGACGTTATCCAAATTGACGGCGCTACTTTTGGGATTACGAATATCTCCGACTTGTTTGTTGAAAATGGTTCGGACGGGTTTGGCATCGCCACCACTACTTTACAAAACGGAGACATCCTTTCCACGATTACCTTTAGTGCAAATTACTCCCTAGAGGTCTTATCTGAGGTAGAACTCACGGAAGATAACTTCCTACTGATGTAAGGTCAGTCCCTAGAGGGGATCAACAACATCTAGGGATTAATCTATAGAGCGATCGCACCCCTGTTAAAGCGGGTGCGATTTCTTTTGCCATCATCCTATCCCCCGGAGTTTGGCTAAACCTGGGGGAAGTTCCTGGCGCTTTGGGTGAGGCGATCGCCTCCTCAAATCGGGTATCCGGTTTTTTCAGGTCCTGAATTCGACATCTGCGCCCGAGGTCCCCATACCCAAGTACCCCTTGACCAGAGGTTCCATTGCTCAGATGGGTGGATATTTGCCATGCCATTCCCCGAATCGCGATCGGAATTTCCACAGCGGGAACAAAACCCGACTCTTTTAAATCTAATCATTACATGATGCCGGTGAGTCCCCGTCGGAAAAGATAGAGTTTCTGTCTAAAGGCTATATTCACCCCCATCTGGAAATCCATCGGGATTTTTTTCAGATTCTTGTTCAAACTGTCCCTAATCCTAAAATTTTATCCTGGGTTTGTCTGTCCCCCCTATTTTTTTTAATGAAGCTAACTCCCGTGACCCCTGCTTTCTTTCCCCTGCGCCCTATGACAGCATTCCTGACATCAAAACTGGGTATTTTTTCCTCTTAATATCTCCTCTGGCTACCCTGAATCCTTTTAATTATTTATAGAAAAGTGAATTTTCTCTCTTTAAAAAAAACCGTAGCTAATCAGATTTTAACGAAGCTACCCATTGAATAAAATTAGGATTCAATCATTTTATTAATTAAATTTTAGCGGTTATAAATAG belongs to Laspinema palackyanum D2c and includes:
- a CDS encoding sucrose-phosphate phosphatase, with the translated sequence MSQFLFITDLDHTYVGDDAALAILQEALSQHRQTYGTKIVYSTGRSPALYQELQQEKQLIQPDALVTSVGTEIYTNGMEAYDSEWADILSDGWDRDRILATAGHFSDLVSQPDSEQRPFKVSYFLSEDVAPDLLPRLESALKDRSLEVRLIYSGGKDLDILPIRGNKGLAMQFIRNRYGMEPEQTVACGDSGNDIALFEVGEERGIIVGNAQPELRTWYEEHRQDSLYFAQASCAGGILEGLKHFQFL
- the ruvA gene encoding Holliday junction branch migration protein RuvA, with protein sequence MIGYLKGTVAGVQKNTGNRVFLTLEVNGVGYDLQISPRTIRQLPAVGETLQMFTHLQVREDQMVLYGFASHAERELFRQLIAVSGIGTQLAIALLDTLELNELVQAIVTSNTAILAKAPGVGKKTAERISLELRTKLAQWRKESGVSATPAMGVKPALQEDVEMTLLAIGYSSSEVMESLSAIAQSGQLSNEDPVEEWIRQAIAWLASQ
- the rpsO gene encoding 30S ribosomal protein S15; the encoded protein is MTLTQERKHELINEYQIHETDTGSADVQVAMLTTRINQLSAHLKTNKKDHSSRRGLLKMIGQRKRLLAYILKQDQARYRALITRLGIRG
- a CDS encoding PAM68 family protein encodes the protein MSQEPQRNRLPFEPKRKKPAKNNSTPKASETPASGKPEKTARRPMSKEERAIPEVVSQRMVSRMAILCGVPTALGMFTFIASYFVITGDLFPLPNFAVVLVSMGCFGLGVIGLTYGVLSASWDEEIPGSLLGWQEFTTNLGRMNAARRAAKQKSQ
- the aroF gene encoding 3-deoxy-7-phosphoheptulonate synthase — protein: MIIVMKVGTPEAEIDRLNAELTENWGLTPEKIVGRYKVVIGLVGDTADLDLQQLQEMSPAIEQVLRVEQPFKRVSREFRHGEASEVVVDTPNGPVHFGETHPIVVVAGPCSVENEDMIVETARRVKAAGAKFLRGGAFKPRTSPYAFQGHGESALELLATAREVTGLGIITELMDASDLEMLGEVADVIQIGARNMHNFSLLKKVGAQDKPVLLKRGMSATIEEWLMAAEYILAAGNPRVILCERGIRTFDRQYTRNTLDLSVIPVLRKLTHLPIMIDPSHGTGWSDQVPSMARAAIAAGTDSLMIEVHPTPNKALSDGPQSLTPDRFDHLMGEELAVIGKAVGRWTVPTPVLA
- a CDS encoding ATPase, T2SS/T4P/T4SS family is translated as MQTKTVTNWAAQMDSEQIFQLIDNLLPFEACLYHEVLPLSIKGSRLHLGMVDPEDSAALEYVRRILGYMRCSLVSEPISAEIHRSMLSAYLNYMHTGKKKASAPPHTPGSHVPAPSMPPLPNSSHASSVAVHSRNDLLPLPHSHLATSDRPSLPAPHSTPMLPGAAVPLLQVSVSHPHSSLDELANLPPKELLQELLGRILEGGIGRLYFERQSQQGRILWSQDGVVQSVMDGLELSLFGGVMNELKLLAHLPLIPLQKPKQVEIERRYNKEELLLRLRVMPGTDGERATLQVLRGAALKFYKQQQVEDLSRDALRLALQLQRKVDELRDRASKIPDLALSKLDALPALNQLIRQVDEQLAKLKALDEHKE
- a CDS encoding HetZ-related protein 2 yields the protein MTLAEQLAQEWRSRLSQDCAEHPVSTHESIVQWLLGEDPERFEALTPEKLEIIRSAMDYRYRILLRVLGVPTERAYTNLIRRLSSLVLLRNKIKTWVALSRDRQRTVVDVVQEVIQELCERDRYMQQQIAWIGKSTQTSRVRNALLLATIEEYCLRPVRNQPLLAYRFFNYLRRSQRGGLTQVPEAELIRLVSDEIGSDESDSSISLLDAQAIANTQDAIAWEEQQLLRQTVQQEFADYLAKNVDPTAADWLRLYLQGCSQDAIAKGLNLPVKQVYRLREKVSYHAIRVFSLKIEPELVANWLQISLQDHGFGLTSTQWQQFYQTLTPEQQQLLDQLKQGQSLEAIAQNQGLKHSQVLGEWTQLYLAAQSLRNSRSEADG
- a CDS encoding calcium-binding protein, producing TDDDDVTDDDDADDVTDDDDADDVTDDVDDADDVSDNMLTGGEGNDTLMGGRGNDTLMGDSGDDFLFGVSGNNYLEGGEGDDTLLGGTGNDTLIGGSGNNFLNGGSGADTLTGGSGDDTLRGGSGADVFVFDGSTLGSETEAGDDENATQQDLILDFNGEEGDVIQIDGATFGITNISDLFVENGSDGFGIATTTLQNGDILSTITFSANYSLEVLSEVELTEDNFLLM